The DNA region GGTCACCTCGAAGCAGTCGGGGACCTCGGTGGCGACCAGCGAGTGGTAGCGGCCGCCGCGGATCCCCTGGTCGAGTCCCGCGAAGACGCCCTCGCCGTCGTGGCTGATCGGGAAGGCCTTGCCGTGGATGGGCTCGGGCGCGCGCCCGACCTCGCCGCCGTAGGCGTAGACTGCGGCTTCGAGGCCGAGACAGACCCCGAGCGTCGGTACTTCGGGGCTGATCTCGGTGAGCACGTCCAGCGTGACGCCCACGTCGCGGTCGTTCTCCGGGTGGCCGGGGCCGGGCGAGATGACGATGGCGTCGGGGTCGGCGGCGCGCACGTCGTCCAGCGACGCGGTGTTGCGGACGACCTCGGTGTCGGCGTGCTCGCTGACGTACTCGACGAGGTTGTAGGTAAAGGAGTCGAAGTTGTCGACGAACAGCACCTGCCGCTCGTCGGCGCGCTCGCGCCCGGCGGCGCTCATCGGGACACCTCCCCGGGTTCGGCGGCGTCCCCGGTCTCCGCTTCGCTGTCGTCAGTCGCGCCTTCGGCGTCGCCGTCGGCGCCCTCCGCGGCTGCCGAGTCCGGGACCTCGATGGCCTCCAAGGCGTCGAGGACGCCGCGCATCTTCTGCTCGGTCTCCTCGTACTCGCTGGCCGGGTCGCTGTCGGCGACGATGCCGGCGCCGGCCTGGACCGTGACGCGGTCGGCGCTGTCGGCGGCTTCGTCCGGGACGCCGACACCGTACCGACTATCGAGGTCCTCGACCGTGGCGGTGCGGATGACGATGGCGAGTTCGGCGTCGCCGGTCCAGGTGAAGTAGCCGACGCCGCCGCCGTAGGGACCCCTGGCCGTCCGCTCCAGGTCGTCGATGATCTCCATCGCGCGGATCTTCGGCGCACCGGAGAGCGTCCCGGCGGGGAAGGAGGCCCGGGCGGCGTCGAAGGCGTCCGAATCGTCAGCCAGGGTGCCCGTCACCGTCGACTCGATGTGCTGGACGTGGCTGTACTTGAGGACGCTCATGAACTCCTCGACGCGCACGGAGCCGGGTTCGGACACGCGGCGCACGTCGTTGCGCGCCAGGTCGACGAGCATCGTGTGCTCGGCGCGCTCCTTCCCGTCGGCGAGCATCTCGCCGGCCAGCCGGCGGTCCTCGACGGGGCTCGTCCCGCGGGCGCAGGTGCCGGCGATGGGGTTCGAGAGCACGCGGTCCCCGCGGACCGCCACCAGCGTCTCCGGGCTGGCGCCGACGATGGAGAGGCCGTCGTAGTCGAGGACGTACATGTACGGCGAGGGGTTGACCGACCGCAGCGACTCGTAGAGCCCGAGCGGGTCCACGTCGCCGTACAGCTCCCGGGTCCGCGAGATGACGCCCTGGTAGATGTCGCCCGCGAGGACGTGCTCTTTGG from Halosimplex halophilum includes:
- the trpG gene encoding anthranilate synthase component II, with protein sequence MSAAGRERADERQVLFVDNFDSFTYNLVEYVSEHADTEVVRNTASLDDVRAADPDAIVISPGPGHPENDRDVGVTLDVLTEISPEVPTLGVCLGLEAAVYAYGGEVGRAPEPIHGKAFPISHDGEGVFAGLDQGIRGGRYHSLVATEVPDCFEVTATTEAETDEGDTVDLVMGIRHREHPIEAVQFHPESVLTAVGHDVIRNFLDGV
- the trpE gene encoding anthranilate synthase component I encodes the protein MSDPGPGTDFGLEPSKAEFVELADTDGDDPVVVRAAVELDTDLEPLDAYAALSGRTTDIEAADYTFLLESAEKVASSDPDGAFAPTTEDRHARYSFVGYDPKGVVTVDAEGATVETFDDRYEAFFDANGGDTLDSVRGAMPDVQRRGFPDMDREHFEGGLVGFLGYDAVYDCWLDEVGLDHPDSRYPDAQFVLTTSTLVFDEVEGTVSLVLTPILEPGDDAAARYEELEAEAERVADLLAGAADLETGGFVRDAETAGPKDEYEAAVEKAKEHVLAGDIYQGVISRTRELYGDVDPLGLYESLRSVNPSPYMYVLDYDGLSIVGASPETLVAVRGDRVLSNPIAGTCARGTSPVEDRRLAGEMLADGKERAEHTMLVDLARNDVRRVSEPGSVRVEEFMSVLKYSHVQHIESTVTGTLADDSDAFDAARASFPAGTLSGAPKIRAMEIIDDLERTARGPYGGGVGYFTWTGDAELAIVIRTATVEDLDSRYGVGVPDEAADSADRVTVQAGAGIVADSDPASEYEETEQKMRGVLDALEAIEVPDSAAAEGADGDAEGATDDSEAETGDAAEPGEVSR